The following are from one region of the Pelagibius sp. CAU 1746 genome:
- the sdhC gene encoding succinate dehydrogenase, cytochrome b556 subunit has product MISSNRPLSPHLQVYRPQITSTLSILHRLTGVALALGTLLLTYWLVAAASGPEAFATAQGLIGSFVGRLLLFGWSFALFYHLCNGIRHLVWDAGYGFEIEAATRSGWMAVGASVVLTLATWALGYAMMGGA; this is encoded by the coding sequence ATGATCTCGTCCAACCGGCCCCTTTCGCCGCATCTGCAGGTCTACCGTCCGCAGATCACCTCGACACTTTCGATCCTGCACCGGCTGACCGGCGTGGCGCTGGCCCTCGGCACCCTGCTGCTGACCTATTGGCTGGTGGCCGCCGCGTCCGGGCCGGAGGCTTTCGCCACCGCCCAGGGCCTGATCGGTTCCTTCGTCGGACGGCTGCTGCTGTTCGGCTGGAGCTTCGCGCTCTTCTATCATCTCTGCAACGGCATCCGGCACCTGGTGTGGGACGCTGGCTACGGCTTCGAGATCGAGGCCGCGACGCGCAGCGGCTGGATGGCCGTCGGCGCCTCGGTGGTGCTGACCCTGGCGACCTGGGCGCTGGGTTATGCCATGATGGGGGGAGCCTGA
- the sdhD gene encoding succinate dehydrogenase, hydrophobic membrane anchor protein gives MNDQPNLRSPLGRVRGLGSAKDGTGHWWAQRLTALALIPLTIWFVGAVVSLIGADYAAVAAWIASPVVAGLLILLIVATFYHAALGLQVVIEDYVHGEGAKIALLLFVKALTVVLSLSAVLSVLTLLFTRA, from the coding sequence ATGAACGATCAACCGAACCTGCGTTCTCCGCTCGGCCGCGTGCGCGGCCTCGGCTCCGCCAAGGACGGCACCGGCCACTGGTGGGCGCAGCGTCTCACCGCGCTGGCGCTCATTCCGCTGACCATCTGGTTCGTGGGCGCGGTGGTGAGCCTGATCGGCGCCGACTACGCGGCCGTCGCCGCCTGGATCGCCTCGCCGGTGGTTGCCGGCCTGCTGATCCTGCTGATCGTCGCGACTTTCTATCACGCGGCCCTGGGCCTGCAGGTCGTCATCGAGGACTACGTCCACGGCGAAGGCGCGAAGATCGCCCTGCTGCTCTTCGTCAAGGCGCTGACCGTCGTGCTCAGCCTCTCGGCCGTACTTTCGGTCCTGACCCTGCTCTTCACCCGCGCGTAA